In one Natronosalvus amylolyticus genomic region, the following are encoded:
- a CDS encoding MFS transporter, which translates to MSDSSPSSRSQTGSRLASLSDFGRYDALVLTALIWFLAKFLRYAFPPLFEPLQASYGVSNTVLGLAFTGFMIVYAAMQFPSGVLADRIGSITVITGGVVLASSAALLLVFDSPFLVLVAAMLVMGAGTGAHKTVAVRLLARAYPARTGRALGFFDTVGTFGGVAAPIAVVFVASLSVATVSSWRLVFVAAGLLGLVLAGLFVTRAPRRLANTPRHERDGDSRNSAQPDEANGDSSEAMTETENNNAAPSSTEPSTPGLRRYATLFRDPRFSAFVLATICFSFTYNGLVAFAPLYMTEEAGLELSTANLIYSALFAVSLIQLVTGEMADRVGSLPVIVTSLTVASLALIAFVGLTGVGSALILGGALVAVGFGSHGFRPVRGAYLMAAVPPSISGGSLGVVRTLLMGAGAIAPAIIGYLSETVGFRPAFWILAASITIATLLCATLLVTEGSSFRPSSEST; encoded by the coding sequence ATGTCCGACTCGAGTCCATCGTCGCGTTCGCAGACTGGCTCGAGACTGGCGTCACTCAGCGACTTCGGGCGTTACGATGCCCTCGTCCTGACGGCCCTCATCTGGTTTCTCGCGAAATTCCTCCGATACGCGTTTCCCCCGCTTTTCGAACCACTGCAGGCAAGTTACGGCGTCTCGAACACAGTCCTCGGCCTGGCTTTTACCGGCTTCATGATAGTGTACGCCGCGATGCAGTTCCCCTCCGGCGTCCTTGCCGATCGAATCGGCTCGATTACAGTCATTACGGGCGGCGTCGTTCTCGCCTCGAGCGCGGCGCTCCTGCTCGTTTTCGACAGCCCATTTCTCGTCCTCGTCGCCGCCATGCTCGTCATGGGAGCCGGAACGGGTGCACACAAAACCGTCGCCGTTCGACTCCTGGCTCGAGCCTATCCCGCTCGCACGGGGCGTGCGCTTGGATTCTTCGACACGGTCGGCACCTTTGGTGGTGTCGCCGCCCCGATAGCTGTGGTTTTCGTCGCTTCCCTCTCAGTTGCGACCGTCTCGAGTTGGCGACTCGTTTTCGTGGCGGCCGGCCTCCTCGGCCTCGTGTTGGCTGGATTGTTCGTTACCCGCGCGCCCAGACGACTGGCGAACACGCCACGCCACGAGCGCGATGGCGACAGCCGGAACAGTGCCCAACCTGACGAAGCCAACGGTGACTCGAGCGAAGCGATGACCGAAACCGAGAACAACAACGCCGCGCCCTCGAGTACAGAACCGTCGACTCCCGGCCTTCGTCGGTACGCAACGCTGTTTCGAGACCCGCGGTTTTCGGCGTTCGTCCTGGCGACCATCTGTTTTTCGTTCACCTACAACGGCCTCGTTGCCTTCGCACCGTTATACATGACTGAGGAGGCTGGGCTCGAGTTGTCGACGGCAAACCTAATATACAGTGCGCTGTTTGCGGTCAGTCTGATCCAGCTTGTGACCGGCGAAATGGCCGATAGAGTGGGGTCGTTACCGGTAATCGTCACGTCGCTCACCGTTGCTTCGCTGGCGCTCATCGCGTTCGTCGGACTTACGGGCGTCGGCTCTGCGCTCATCCTCGGCGGTGCACTCGTCGCCGTCGGGTTCGGATCGCACGGGTTTCGGCCCGTTCGGGGCGCCTATCTGATGGCCGCGGTCCCGCCATCCATCTCCGGGGGGAGTCTCGGTGTGGTGCGAACGCTGTTGATGGGAGCCGGAGCTATCGCGCCAGCAATTATCGGCTACCTCTCCGAGACTGTCGGCTTCAGACCCGCCTTCTGGATCCTCGCCGCTTCGATCACCATCGCCACCTTGCTCTGTGCAACCCTATTGGTAACCGAGGGTTCGTCGTTCCGGCCCTCGAGCGAATCGACGTGA
- a CDS encoding NAD-dependent epimerase/dehydratase family protein gives MAGNTVLVTGGTGFIGSYVVEDLVAEGHDVIAFDLSTDPRILEKLDVAEDVEIRRGDVSEVTDVLRAVRETGATHIVHLAALLTTTARDHPRTALQVNIEGTNNVFETARLLDDQVERVAWASSAAVYAPPTNYTDNDGWVTESDLVYPDTLYGATKEYNEHQARVYYEDHDVSHVGLRPTVAYGPYRETGGSAFLANIIEKPALGESFAVEYGDQVIDWQYVRDIAQAFRKATFAPDDRLSRRIYNVRGTVATIREAAETVESIVPDADIDVADEGELPWTQRLDMSAAKTDLEYEPEYDLETGFSEYIDVLRAENGLEPL, from the coding sequence ATGGCAGGCAACACTGTACTCGTCACTGGTGGCACGGGCTTCATCGGTTCGTACGTGGTCGAAGACCTGGTCGCAGAGGGGCACGACGTGATCGCGTTCGACCTCTCGACGGATCCACGCATTCTCGAGAAACTGGACGTTGCCGAAGACGTAGAAATCCGACGCGGTGACGTCTCCGAGGTAACGGACGTTCTTCGGGCCGTCCGGGAAACCGGCGCGACCCACATCGTCCACCTCGCTGCACTCCTGACGACGACCGCTCGAGACCATCCTCGAACGGCTCTGCAGGTCAACATCGAGGGGACGAACAATGTGTTCGAAACCGCACGACTCCTCGACGACCAGGTCGAACGGGTTGCCTGGGCATCGTCCGCAGCAGTGTATGCTCCACCGACGAACTACACGGACAACGACGGCTGGGTCACCGAAAGCGACCTCGTCTATCCAGACACCCTCTATGGAGCGACCAAGGAGTACAACGAGCACCAGGCACGCGTCTATTACGAGGATCACGACGTTTCACACGTTGGGCTTCGGCCGACAGTTGCGTATGGGCCATACCGCGAAACTGGTGGCTCGGCGTTTCTCGCCAACATCATCGAAAAGCCAGCACTTGGAGAGTCCTTCGCAGTTGAGTACGGCGATCAGGTCATCGACTGGCAGTACGTCCGCGATATCGCTCAGGCGTTCCGCAAGGCAACGTTCGCCCCGGATGACCGACTCTCGAGGCGGATCTACAACGTTCGCGGCACCGTTGCAACCATTCGAGAGGCTGCTGAAACCGTCGAATCGATCGTACCAGATGCCGATATTGACGTCGCAGACGAAGGGGAACTCCCCTGGACCCAACGACTCGATATGAGCGCAGCAAAAACGGACCTCGAGTACGAACCCGAGTACGACCTCGAGACCGGATTCAGCGAGTACATCGACGTGCTGCGGGCCGAGAACGGTCTCGAACCGCTGTAA
- a CDS encoding MOSC domain-containing protein produces MAHLERIFVHPIKSLDPTPVEHATLVENGALEWDRRYAILDSSGEYVNGKRERSIHRLRASYDLDRMTVTIGTTPITEGRANTQGRTDAEGTTQTFHLEEDRETLESWLTDFFGYEVSLVRDDEGGYPDDTDASGPTLISTETLEAVSAWFDDIDVTEMRRRLRANLEVSTPMAFWEDQLYEKPGRAIPFSIGTTRLYGINPCQRCVVPTRHPDTGERTPGFQETFVSQREATLPEWANTAWFDHYFRLMVNTKVPESDWGETLAVGDELEVGDSSVLIPDQ; encoded by the coding sequence ATGGCCCACCTCGAGCGAATCTTCGTCCACCCGATCAAATCACTCGATCCGACACCGGTCGAACACGCGACGCTCGTCGAAAACGGTGCTCTGGAGTGGGACCGTCGGTACGCAATCCTCGATTCGTCGGGCGAGTATGTCAACGGGAAACGGGAGCGTTCGATTCATCGATTACGAGCGAGTTACGACCTGGACCGGATGACGGTCACCATCGGAACCACCCCGATAACTGAGGGACGAGCCAACACCCAAGGCCGAACCGACGCTGAAGGAACTACACAAACGTTCCACCTCGAGGAGGATCGTGAGACACTCGAGTCCTGGCTCACCGACTTCTTCGGCTACGAAGTTTCCCTCGTCCGTGACGACGAAGGTGGCTATCCGGACGACACTGACGCATCCGGACCCACGCTCATCTCGACGGAAACGCTCGAGGCCGTTTCCGCCTGGTTCGACGACATCGACGTCACCGAGATGCGACGGCGTTTGCGGGCGAATCTCGAGGTGAGCACACCGATGGCGTTCTGGGAGGACCAACTCTACGAAAAACCGGGGCGTGCAATACCGTTCAGCATCGGCACAACTCGATTGTACGGAATCAATCCCTGCCAACGGTGTGTGGTGCCGACTCGCCATCCCGATACCGGTGAACGGACGCCGGGTTTTCAGGAGACGTTCGTCTCTCAACGAGAAGCCACGCTACCCGAATGGGCGAATACGGCGTGGTTCGACCACTACTTCCGCCTGATGGTCAACACGAAGGTTCCGGAATCAGACTGGGGTGAGACACTCGCTGTGGGTGACGAACTCGAAGTCGGTGACTCGAGTGTCCTCATACCCGACCAGTAG
- a CDS encoding thiamine pyrophosphate-binding protein has translation MTDSERPDEQTTQAAENEAATYTEATAERVVDTLEALDVEFVFGYPGGRIIEVFETIGHRETDISVVRPRDEREASVMAEAYGRMTGSPAVLAGQGPWIGSLGTIGQMEARLGSSPMVVLTEASERGDYSTLAPYQQARGDYGGLSLPKILDGVTKEWWFPRTPNETVRSVQLAFKHATAGRNGPCAVIFDGSAITDDLETGQTPGLWDDKEQVQNWRSRPIDSDLETAVKALEQADRPVILAGNGVHSSAGTQDGTAGDGVGSDNDSAGEETHTGSTAGNAYNLLVDVAETFDAAVATSYLGKSTIPETHERAAGVIGSFGHEGANRVVSEADVLLVVGCRLNPMDTNWQAASFIRPDEQTIIHADIDSRNAGWVYPADVGLIGDAGQTLAGLLENAADRGIVTPTTDAASTATAADAPTATNENGESWALERAATARKDFEVTSEKTEPADEGPIKPQQVCKAIEAVMDEETVVTADSGNNRFWLLNYLQVPTTGSYYGSGGVGAMGWAAPAAVTAALLGKDAICVAGDGGFTMTMTALETAVDCGVAPTFVILNDRSLGMVRQMDDAIPGTTFHDTDFVAIARAMGGDGVRITESDGLERTISEATRADVPTVVDVRIDPDEEMADQLSSSFYDEVGGLHE, from the coding sequence ATGACCGATAGCGAACGCCCTGACGAGCAAACAACGCAAGCAGCGGAAAACGAAGCAGCTACATACACAGAAGCGACCGCAGAACGTGTCGTAGACACTCTCGAGGCACTCGACGTCGAGTTCGTATTCGGCTACCCCGGGGGCCGTATCATCGAAGTGTTCGAGACGATTGGGCATCGCGAGACTGATATTTCTGTGGTCAGGCCGAGAGACGAACGCGAGGCGAGCGTGATGGCCGAAGCTTACGGTCGCATGACTGGGTCCCCAGCCGTTCTCGCCGGACAGGGGCCCTGGATTGGTAGTCTCGGGACGATTGGGCAGATGGAAGCGAGACTCGGTTCCTCGCCGATGGTCGTCCTCACCGAGGCCTCAGAACGCGGCGATTACTCGACGCTCGCACCGTACCAACAGGCTCGGGGAGATTACGGTGGTCTCTCGCTCCCAAAAATACTGGACGGGGTGACAAAGGAGTGGTGGTTCCCCCGGACCCCAAACGAAACCGTCAGAAGCGTTCAACTGGCTTTCAAACACGCGACTGCTGGACGAAATGGGCCCTGTGCGGTCATCTTCGACGGGTCGGCGATCACTGACGATCTCGAGACCGGTCAGACACCTGGACTGTGGGACGACAAAGAACAGGTCCAAAACTGGCGCTCGAGACCGATTGACTCGGACCTCGAGACGGCGGTGAAGGCCCTCGAGCAGGCCGATCGGCCAGTAATTCTGGCCGGGAACGGCGTCCACTCGAGTGCAGGGACCCAGGATGGGACGGCCGGGGACGGCGTCGGCAGTGACAACGACTCGGCAGGTGAGGAAACGCATACAGGTTCGACTGCAGGAAATGCGTACAACCTCCTCGTCGATGTCGCTGAGACGTTCGATGCTGCCGTCGCCACGTCGTATCTCGGCAAATCGACGATACCGGAGACACACGAACGAGCAGCTGGCGTCATTGGGTCGTTCGGGCACGAAGGCGCTAATCGGGTCGTCAGCGAGGCAGACGTGCTGTTGGTGGTCGGTTGTCGACTGAACCCGATGGATACCAACTGGCAAGCGGCATCGTTCATTCGACCCGACGAGCAGACGATCATCCACGCAGATATCGATTCGAGAAACGCCGGTTGGGTCTATCCGGCCGATGTTGGCCTGATCGGTGATGCGGGCCAAACCCTCGCTGGACTACTCGAGAACGCAGCGGACCGCGGGATTGTGACCCCTACGACTGATGCTGCGTCAACTGCCACGGCTGCTGATGCGCCGACAGCGACGAACGAAAACGGCGAAAGCTGGGCGCTCGAGCGAGCGGCAACCGCACGAAAGGACTTCGAGGTGACGTCCGAGAAAACCGAACCAGCTGACGAAGGTCCGATCAAACCACAGCAGGTGTGTAAGGCCATCGAGGCCGTTATGGACGAGGAGACCGTCGTCACCGCTGACTCGGGGAACAACAGATTCTGGTTGCTGAACTACCTCCAGGTACCGACCACCGGGAGCTACTACGGAAGCGGTGGCGTCGGGGCGATGGGCTGGGCAGCCCCCGCTGCCGTCACCGCTGCACTGCTCGGTAAGGACGCTATCTGCGTTGCTGGGGACGGCGGGTTCACGATGACGATGACCGCACTCGAGACGGCGGTCGACTGTGGCGTCGCCCCGACCTTCGTCATCCTCAATGATCGCTCGCTGGGGATGGTGCGACAGATGGACGATGCGATCCCAGGCACCACGTTCCACGATACGGATTTCGTCGCCATCGCTCGAGCGATGGGTGGTGACGGCGTCAGAATCACCGAATCTGATGGCCTCGAGCGCACGATTTCCGAAGCGACCAGGGCTGACGTCCCAACGGTCGTGGACGTCAGAATCGACCCCGACGAGGAGATGGCTGATCAGCTTTCGTCCTCGTTTTACGACGAGGTCGGTGGCTTACACGAGTAG
- a CDS encoding EthD family reductase yields MVTFVNLLVRNDDLDHEAFLERWQGDHIEIAKRLPGLERYATSVPTSPEYASYDGIVQLEFPDHETLSDAFDSEIGQEVQEDAATFIDMDESETLIVDETVHLNEADTESDDDR; encoded by the coding sequence ATGGTCACGTTCGTAAATTTACTGGTTCGGAACGACGATCTCGACCACGAGGCGTTCCTCGAGCGCTGGCAGGGCGATCACATCGAAATCGCAAAACGGCTCCCTGGCCTCGAGCGATACGCGACGTCAGTACCGACGAGTCCGGAATACGCCAGCTACGATGGCATCGTTCAGCTAGAGTTCCCCGACCACGAAACGCTCAGTGACGCCTTCGATTCGGAAATCGGACAGGAGGTGCAAGAAGACGCGGCGACGTTTATCGACATGGACGAGAGTGAGACGCTCATCGTCGACGAAACGGTCCACCTGAACGAAGCCGATACGGAGTCGGACGATGACCGATAG
- a CDS encoding HEWD family protein gives MSVQLRKPTKRVCEQCERTEQWDETNGAWQLAREDGSKLVGDPHCIHEWDINGTFYPFE, from the coding sequence ATGAGTGTACAGCTACGGAAACCGACCAAGCGGGTATGTGAGCAGTGTGAACGAACCGAGCAGTGGGATGAAACTAACGGCGCCTGGCAGTTGGCGCGAGAGGATGGGTCGAAGTTGGTAGGTGATCCCCATTGTATCCACGAGTGGGACATCAATGGGACGTTTTATCCGTTCGAGTGA